From Rudanella lutea DSM 19387, a single genomic window includes:
- a CDS encoding DUF819 domain-containing protein, with protein sequence MITNDAVVLGILLVILAFVFQTSDSPRPFWQRFYAYVPATLLCYFLPSLLNTTGLVDGTNANLYPVVSKFLLPASLVLFTLSVDFSAFRRLGRASVQLFAASALSVMLGGPLTVWVLAQLAPDLVGGTGPEAVWRGMATMAGTWIGGGANQTALKEVFLPSDRLFSAFVTVDIFVANIWLALLLYGASRSAVLDRWLRADASAVEDVKQRVIEQAEAGRRNPTVTDLITIVAVGFGATAVAHAVADWVAPYIDANYPALKQFSLNAPFFWIVGVATALGIGLSFTRARSLEGAGASKVATVFLYIMIATIGLKADVLAITEQPGLILVGVIWMLFHALIMVLVCRLLRAPYFFMAVGSMSCIGGPATAPIVAAAFHPALAPVGVLMAIMGYAVGTYMGYICGVLMQLASP encoded by the coding sequence ATGATTACAAACGACGCCGTTGTTCTCGGCATTCTGCTGGTCATTCTGGCCTTCGTCTTTCAAACTTCTGACAGTCCGCGCCCGTTCTGGCAACGGTTTTACGCCTACGTACCGGCCACCCTGCTGTGTTATTTTTTGCCCTCGTTGCTCAATACCACGGGCCTGGTTGACGGGACCAACGCCAACCTGTACCCGGTGGTGTCGAAGTTCCTGTTGCCAGCGAGTCTGGTACTGTTTACCCTCAGTGTCGATTTTAGTGCGTTTCGACGGCTGGGGCGGGCATCGGTGCAGTTGTTTGCGGCTTCGGCCCTCAGTGTGATGCTCGGCGGCCCCCTCACGGTCTGGGTGCTGGCCCAACTGGCCCCCGACCTGGTGGGTGGTACCGGCCCCGAAGCCGTATGGCGGGGTATGGCCACCATGGCGGGAACCTGGATTGGCGGTGGCGCCAACCAAACGGCGCTCAAAGAAGTGTTTTTGCCGAGCGACCGCCTGTTTTCGGCCTTCGTCACAGTCGATATTTTTGTGGCTAATATCTGGCTGGCCCTGCTGCTGTACGGAGCGAGTCGGTCGGCCGTGCTCGACCGCTGGCTGCGGGCCGATGCGTCGGCGGTTGAGGACGTGAAACAACGAGTGATTGAGCAGGCCGAAGCCGGTCGGCGCAATCCCACCGTAACCGACCTGATTACGATTGTTGCGGTGGGCTTCGGAGCTACGGCCGTAGCCCATGCCGTTGCCGACTGGGTGGCTCCGTACATCGACGCCAACTACCCGGCCCTGAAACAGTTCAGCCTGAATGCGCCGTTTTTCTGGATTGTGGGCGTGGCTACGGCGCTGGGCATTGGGTTGTCGTTTACGCGGGCCCGCTCGCTCGAGGGTGCGGGCGCTTCTAAGGTGGCCACGGTTTTTCTGTACATCATGATTGCCACCATCGGGCTCAAAGCCGATGTACTGGCCATTACCGAGCAGCCGGGCCTGATTCTGGTGGGCGTAATCTGGATGCTGTTTCACGCGCTCATTATGGTCCTGGTGTGCCGGTTGTTGCGGGCCCCGTACTTCTTTATGGCGGTGGGTAGCATGTCGTGCATTGGTGGCCCGGCCACAGCCCCTATTGTAGCGGCTGCGTTTCATCCGGCGTTGGCTCCGGTAGGGGTGCTCATGGCCATTATGGGGTACGCGGTGGGTACCTACATGGGATACATCTGCGGTGTACTGATGCAGTTGGCGTCGCCGTAA
- a CDS encoding GH92 family glycosyl hydrolase, whose protein sequence is MLYRAFRCLLISVALSATAYAQPADPVELVNTLMGTDSKPSLSNGNTYPAIALPWGMNFWMPQTGKMGSGWAYTYAADKIRGFKQTHQPSPWMNDYGQFSLMPVTGKLRIDEDERASWYSHKAEVAKPYYYSVYLADHDVTTEIAPTERAASFRFTFPKTDSAYVLIDAFDKGSYVKVLPRERKIIGYTTKNSGGVPANFKNYFVIYFDKPFVTAQTWHGKTIARDTLELQAAHAGAAVQFKTGKGEVVHARVASSFISFEQAERNLEEIGNATFDGVKQKAKAAWNTELNRIRVEGGTPEQIRTFYSCLYRSLLFPRKFYELDANRKVVHYSPYNGQVLPGYMFTDTGFWDTFRSLFPFLNLMYPTLNAQMQEGLANAYKEGGWLPEWASPGLRNVMIGSNSASVIADAYLKGGRNYDINALYEAVLKNSENEGPMDAVGRRGAQYYNRLGYVPYDVKINENAARTLEYAYDDFAIYQLAKALKRPAAEIERFAKRSQNYRNLFDKETGLMRGKNADGSFQKPFNPFKWGDAFTEGNSWHYTWSVFHDVQGLIDLMGGREKFVAKLDSVFTLPPVYDESYYRSVIHEIREMQIANMGQYAHGNQPIQHMIYLYNYAGTPWKAQYWLREVMNRLYLPTPDGYCGDEDNGQTSAWYVFTAMGFYPVCPATDQYVLGAPLFKKVTATLENGRQLVINAPNNSDQNRYVNTMQLNRKPYAKNWLSHTELLKGAVIDFTMSATPNTQRGTTPDAFPYSMSTEGK, encoded by the coding sequence ATGCTATACCGAGCCTTCCGGTGTTTACTTATTTCCGTTGCCTTGTCGGCCACGGCTTATGCCCAACCCGCTGACCCCGTTGAGCTGGTGAACACGCTGATGGGAACCGACTCGAAACCCAGCCTCTCGAACGGCAATACCTACCCCGCCATTGCCCTGCCCTGGGGCATGAATTTCTGGATGCCGCAAACCGGTAAAATGGGTAGCGGCTGGGCCTACACCTATGCAGCCGATAAAATTCGGGGCTTCAAGCAAACCCATCAGCCTTCGCCCTGGATGAATGATTACGGGCAGTTTTCGCTCATGCCCGTGACCGGTAAACTCCGAATTGATGAGGACGAACGTGCCAGTTGGTACTCGCACAAGGCCGAGGTAGCCAAACCGTACTACTACAGCGTGTACCTCGCCGATCACGACGTGACCACCGAGATTGCCCCCACTGAGCGGGCCGCGAGTTTCCGGTTTACCTTTCCTAAAACCGACAGCGCTTACGTGCTCATCGATGCGTTTGACAAGGGCTCGTATGTGAAGGTGCTGCCCCGTGAGCGCAAGATTATCGGCTACACCACCAAAAACAGCGGGGGCGTGCCGGCCAACTTCAAAAACTACTTCGTTATCTACTTCGATAAGCCGTTTGTGACGGCCCAAACCTGGCACGGCAAAACGATTGCCCGCGATACGCTGGAGTTGCAGGCGGCTCATGCCGGGGCAGCGGTGCAATTCAAAACGGGCAAAGGCGAGGTGGTACACGCCCGGGTGGCTTCGTCGTTTATTAGCTTCGAACAGGCCGAACGGAATCTGGAAGAGATCGGCAACGCCACCTTCGATGGGGTCAAACAAAAAGCCAAAGCCGCCTGGAATACCGAACTGAATCGGATTCGGGTAGAGGGGGGCACGCCCGAGCAGATCCGTACATTTTACTCCTGCCTGTACCGCTCGCTGCTGTTTCCCCGCAAATTTTACGAACTCGACGCCAACCGCAAGGTGGTGCACTATAGCCCGTACAATGGGCAGGTGTTGCCGGGTTATATGTTTACCGATACCGGTTTCTGGGACACCTTCCGGTCGCTGTTCCCGTTCCTGAACCTGATGTACCCCACGCTCAACGCGCAGATGCAGGAGGGACTCGCCAACGCGTACAAAGAAGGCGGCTGGCTCCCCGAGTGGGCAAGCCCCGGTTTGCGCAACGTAATGATCGGGTCGAACTCGGCTTCGGTTATTGCCGATGCGTACCTGAAAGGGGGGCGCAACTACGACATCAATGCTTTGTACGAGGCCGTGCTTAAAAACTCCGAAAACGAAGGCCCGATGGACGCCGTGGGTCGGCGGGGAGCGCAGTACTATAACCGCCTGGGCTACGTGCCGTACGACGTGAAAATCAACGAGAATGCCGCCCGTACGCTCGAATACGCCTACGACGACTTTGCTATTTACCAGCTGGCCAAGGCCCTCAAACGACCGGCCGCCGAGATTGAGCGGTTTGCCAAACGTAGCCAGAACTACCGCAACCTGTTCGACAAGGAAACGGGCCTGATGCGCGGCAAAAATGCCGATGGCAGCTTCCAGAAGCCGTTTAACCCCTTCAAATGGGGCGATGCCTTCACCGAGGGCAACAGCTGGCATTACACCTGGTCGGTTTTTCACGATGTGCAGGGTCTGATCGACCTGATGGGCGGGCGCGAGAAGTTTGTGGCTAAACTCGATTCGGTGTTTACGCTGCCGCCCGTGTACGACGAAAGCTACTACCGGAGCGTGATTCACGAGATTCGGGAGATGCAGATTGCCAACATGGGGCAGTACGCCCACGGCAACCAGCCCATTCAGCACATGATTTACCTGTACAACTATGCCGGTACGCCCTGGAAGGCCCAATACTGGTTGCGCGAGGTAATGAACCGGCTATACCTGCCCACGCCCGACGGCTACTGTGGTGATGAAGATAACGGCCAAACGTCGGCCTGGTACGTGTTTACGGCCATGGGCTTTTACCCGGTTTGCCCCGCTACCGATCAGTACGTGCTGGGGGCTCCGCTGTTCAAAAAAGTGACAGCTACGCTCGAAAATGGCCGTCAGCTGGTCATCAACGCGCCAAACAACAGCGACCAGAACCGGTACGTCAACACGATGCAGCTGAACCGGAAGCCGTACGCCAAAAACTGGCTGAGCCATACCGAACTGCTTAAAGGGGCCGTGATCGACTTTACCATGTCGGCTACGCCCAACACACAGCGCGGCACTACGCCCGATGCGTTCCCATATTCCATGTCGACGGAAGGGAAATAA
- a CDS encoding FtsW/RodA/SpoVE family cell cycle protein yields the protein MNERLFPAGRGYLLGATVLLLLLFTRLYINRVPVLQEAEQAYLTGNRLNLEPGLRGEAIRRLFRQGNYLSDSRDVDLIADSLPAKLRQEGTPDNLGAINKRAFAVRTPLPWKSPIGGDNFASRLRVSRQLIGFDSASYVRELQNPRAYPSVVGAGGLQLSGQVLDNAESPRPMADVLVQLKRYDAGRRDARRSDSLTYARTDADGRFVFADLQPEGAYSVLPLRPGFEFGGRRGTSSLTRSLDFQFSARPHTLRLIGPVAYGQLKSDGAFTVRTPAEFGWLYWLQVGLFGLAFWAVYGFWSIRRFRPDPLLLPVLMVLTGLSLLTLMAIQDPLQDTFYGGQTMLGVGLGLLGLALVSQLNVGRFYTRWWFDPLVNLRRRSTFRLTGWTWLVLAFALAGLTLAFGTGPEGSGVRVNLNVGGLLFQPSELTKYLILLFLAGFFAAHEEQLRTLPDLRWRWRVSAGVFMGVSGLMGLYLLLGDMGPALVVGFTFLLFYTIARQTLGITLLTGVAYGVALWLLPAVLATGVAVVVALGLLVLTGHARSATPAGWLALLAEGPVLLVLVMAAFAFGDQIPVVGDRLADRKAMWLSPWNNDVYGGDHLAHSLWTLATGGWTGQGLGKGFATAMPATHTDMVLPSLAEELGWTGLVVVCLLLFILLHRTLLHARRAGQPFSFYLCAGIALATGVQFFLIAGGSLGLFPLTGISVPFLSYGKVSLIINLTAMGVVFALSTRPGDVEQHVYLEKQYDPVLATGIAGFLIGMLVLIGRAGEVALLNWADYIVRPSRVLSRDGLPVYSYNPRINRLTDVLAAGTLYDRKGQVLATSSPDTVRRNLPRLRQAGLDQADLTALSRRRLKRFYPFGEHLFYWVGDANTRLFWAQQNGYFAEASHLSDLRGFDNHPRQNTLLTTRYRPDRFTAPVDRALTLPLYDYRELAPAIRSGIDGQVVEEYRARNRNLYLSVDAALQVELQKALAESEFNDKRMSVAVLDAASGEVLASAVYPLPNLKRPDELALPDRERLSLPYLVTERDLALTYPTAPGSTAKIMTATAGLNKLGIEGADVRFSVSCGEIIRRGKVESEPCGGAVDMRQAIVRSSNVYFIRLANEYALDNEMANLYLATGMNIDYVGGYSFTDPHSATDRAEIMKHWHDSSFVVRRKLYNDLRYPRRYRSEFSGLAWGQGQLTATPIALARMAGAVANGGVMQPSRYVVRRAGKRVALGKGVPLMREPAYADRLREFMIEQSNPGGRAKIEVARVAGKTGTPERIVMGEKQNDGWYVFFAPTPDGRSQTVTCIRIELTESSADAVKLANTAVAPILKARGYLGTY from the coding sequence ATGAATGAACGATTGTTTCCGGCCGGGCGCGGTTATCTGCTCGGAGCTACGGTGCTACTGTTGCTGTTGTTTACCCGCCTGTATATCAACCGGGTGCCGGTGCTTCAGGAGGCTGAGCAGGCGTATCTGACCGGCAACCGGCTCAACCTCGAACCGGGTTTGCGGGGCGAGGCTATCCGGCGGCTGTTTCGGCAGGGTAATTACCTGTCGGATAGCCGCGATGTCGACCTGATTGCCGACTCGCTGCCCGCCAAACTGCGGCAGGAGGGAACCCCCGATAATTTAGGGGCCATCAATAAACGGGCGTTTGCCGTGCGGACGCCCCTGCCGTGGAAAAGCCCTATCGGTGGCGATAATTTTGCCAGCCGACTGCGCGTATCGCGGCAACTGATTGGCTTCGATTCGGCCAGTTATGTGCGGGAGTTACAAAATCCACGGGCTTATCCGTCGGTGGTAGGGGCGGGCGGCCTGCAACTGTCTGGGCAGGTACTCGACAATGCCGAATCTCCCCGACCCATGGCCGACGTGCTCGTGCAACTCAAGCGTTACGACGCCGGGCGTCGCGACGCCCGGCGTAGCGACTCGCTCACGTACGCCCGCACCGATGCCGACGGCCGGTTTGTGTTTGCCGATCTTCAACCCGAGGGTGCGTACAGCGTATTACCGCTTCGGCCGGGGTTTGAATTTGGCGGCCGACGCGGCACGAGTAGCCTGACCCGCTCGCTTGATTTTCAGTTTTCGGCCCGTCCGCACACGCTGCGACTCATTGGCCCCGTAGCCTACGGGCAGCTCAAAAGCGACGGTGCCTTTACAGTGCGTACCCCCGCGGAGTTTGGATGGCTGTACTGGCTACAGGTGGGCTTATTTGGGCTGGCGTTCTGGGCGGTTTACGGGTTCTGGTCGATCCGGCGGTTCCGGCCCGATCCGCTGCTGCTGCCGGTGCTGATGGTACTCACCGGATTGTCGTTGCTTACGTTGATGGCGATTCAGGACCCGTTGCAGGATACGTTCTACGGCGGCCAAACCATGCTGGGCGTTGGGCTGGGTTTGCTGGGGCTGGCGTTGGTATCACAATTGAACGTGGGCCGGTTTTACACCCGCTGGTGGTTCGATCCGCTGGTCAACCTGCGCCGTCGGTCCACGTTCCGGCTCACGGGCTGGACCTGGCTCGTGCTGGCTTTTGCACTGGCGGGCCTGACACTCGCTTTCGGCACCGGCCCTGAGGGTAGTGGGGTGCGGGTCAACCTGAACGTGGGCGGCTTGCTCTTTCAACCCAGCGAGCTCACCAAATACCTCATTCTGCTGTTTCTGGCGGGTTTTTTTGCCGCCCACGAAGAGCAACTCCGCACCCTGCCCGACCTGCGCTGGCGCTGGCGTGTGAGTGCCGGGGTATTTATGGGCGTGAGCGGGCTCATGGGGCTGTACCTGTTGCTCGGCGATATGGGCCCGGCCCTGGTGGTGGGCTTTACGTTTCTCTTGTTTTACACCATTGCCCGCCAAACGTTGGGCATCACGCTCCTGACCGGCGTAGCGTACGGCGTGGCCCTTTGGCTGTTGCCTGCGGTACTGGCTACCGGGGTGGCCGTAGTGGTAGCCCTTGGTTTGCTGGTACTGACGGGTCATGCCCGGTCGGCAACGCCCGCGGGTTGGCTGGCCTTGCTCGCCGAGGGGCCGGTGCTACTGGTGCTGGTAATGGCCGCTTTTGCCTTTGGCGATCAGATTCCGGTAGTGGGCGACCGCCTGGCCGACCGTAAAGCCATGTGGCTCAGTCCCTGGAACAACGATGTGTACGGGGGCGACCACCTCGCGCACAGCCTCTGGACGCTGGCTACCGGCGGCTGGACCGGGCAGGGCCTTGGCAAAGGGTTTGCGACGGCCATGCCGGCCACCCATACTGATATGGTGCTGCCGAGCCTGGCCGAAGAACTGGGCTGGACGGGCCTGGTGGTCGTTTGTCTGCTGCTGTTCATTCTCCTGCACCGAACTCTGCTCCATGCCCGCCGGGCAGGTCAGCCATTTAGTTTTTATTTGTGTGCGGGCATTGCACTGGCTACGGGCGTTCAGTTTTTTCTGATTGCGGGCGGCTCATTGGGGCTGTTTCCGCTTACAGGCATTTCGGTGCCCTTTCTGAGTTACGGCAAAGTGTCGCTCATTATCAACCTGACGGCCATGGGCGTGGTGTTTGCTCTCTCGACCCGGCCCGGCGATGTGGAGCAGCATGTGTATCTGGAGAAACAGTACGACCCCGTGCTCGCTACGGGGATTGCCGGTTTTCTGATTGGGATGCTGGTACTGATCGGCCGGGCGGGCGAGGTGGCTCTGCTCAACTGGGCCGACTACATTGTGCGCCCAAGCCGGGTGCTGAGCCGCGATGGCTTGCCCGTTTACAGCTACAATCCGCGGATTAATCGCCTGACCGACGTGCTGGCGGCTGGTACGCTCTACGACCGAAAGGGGCAGGTGTTGGCCACGAGTTCGCCCGATACCGTCCGCCGAAATCTGCCCCGGCTTCGGCAGGCTGGTCTCGACCAAGCCGACCTGACGGCCCTTAGTCGCCGTCGGCTAAAACGATTTTACCCCTTTGGCGAGCACCTTTTTTACTGGGTGGGCGACGCCAATACCCGGCTGTTCTGGGCGCAGCAAAACGGCTATTTTGCCGAAGCGTCGCACCTGAGCGATTTGCGTGGTTTTGACAACCATCCCCGGCAAAACACTCTGCTCACAACCCGCTACCGGCCCGACCGCTTTACGGCCCCCGTCGACCGGGCGCTTACCCTGCCCTTATACGATTACCGCGAACTGGCTCCGGCTATCCGGTCGGGAATCGACGGGCAGGTGGTGGAAGAATACCGGGCCCGCAACCGAAACCTCTACCTGAGTGTCGATGCGGCTTTGCAGGTTGAATTGCAGAAAGCCCTGGCCGAATCGGAGTTCAACGACAAGCGAATGTCGGTGGCGGTGCTCGATGCCGCTTCGGGCGAGGTGCTGGCCTCAGCCGTGTACCCGTTGCCCAACCTGAAACGCCCCGACGAGCTGGCCCTGCCCGACCGCGAACGGCTGAGTTTGCCGTATCTGGTTACCGAGCGCGATCTGGCCCTGACTTACCCGACAGCCCCCGGCTCAACGGCCAAGATTATGACGGCCACCGCCGGACTGAACAAACTGGGTATCGAGGGAGCCGACGTGCGTTTTTCGGTCAGTTGTGGCGAAATTATCCGCCGGGGGAAGGTGGAGAGTGAGCCTTGTGGGGGAGCGGTCGATATGCGGCAGGCTATTGTTCGGTCGAGCAACGTGTACTTCATCCGCCTGGCCAATGAATACGCCTTAGACAACGAAATGGCGAATCTCTACCTGGCCACGGGTATGAACATCGACTACGTGGGGGGCTACTCCTTTACCGACCCTCATTCTGCCACCGATCGGGCCGAGATTATGAAACACTGGCATGATTCGTCGTTTGTGGTTCGGCGGAAGCTCTACAACGATTTGCGCTACCCCCGGCGGTACCGGAGCGAGTTTTCGGGGCTGGCGTGGGGGCAGGGGCAGCTCACGGCTACGCCTATTGCGCTGGCCCGGATGGCCGGGGCCGTTGCCAACGGGGGCGTTATGCAGCCTTCGCGCTACGTGGTTCGGCGAGCTGGCAAGCGGGTCGCTTTGGGTAAAGGTGTACCGCTGATGCGCGAGCCGGCCTACGCTGACCGGCTTCGGGAGTTTATGATTGAGCAGTCGAATCCGGGTGGCCGGGCCAAGATTGAGGTTGCCAGAGTGGCGGGTAAAACCGGTACGCCCGAGCGTATTGTCATGGGCGAAAAGCAGAACGATGGCTGGTACGTCTTTTTCGCCCCCACGCCCGATGGCCGCTCGCAAACGGTCACCTGTATCCGTATCGAACTCACAGAGTCGTCGGCCGATGCGGTGAAACTGGCCAATACAGCCGTTGCGCCTATCCTGAAAGCGCGGGGGTATTTGGGGACGTATTAA
- a CDS encoding bile acid:sodium symporter family protein has product MAKTSFTALLARVGLDWFILALLAMIGVARLWPELGMQTGPLSLSSLTNVGVSLIFFFYGLKLNFEQLKAGLRNYQLHLLIHLTTFVLFPALVLAARALLIQPDTVLLWTGIFYVAALPSTVSSSVVMVSLAGGNLPAAIFNASISSLIGVFITPIWMSVLLTAGSDSFDLQGVMIKLSLQVIVPVLLGLALNQRLGWLASRYKTPLRYFDQITILLIVYTSFCESFTLNLFADYSVADLLWLSAGMLVLFFVVYGLVWLACRLLHFNRADGITALFCGSKKSLVQGSVMAKVLFSASTAGVALLPIMVYHALQLIVASILAQRMAAQTEASE; this is encoded by the coding sequence ATGGCAAAAACATCGTTTACGGCGTTACTGGCCCGCGTGGGTCTCGATTGGTTTATTCTGGCCCTGCTGGCTATGATTGGCGTGGCGCGGCTTTGGCCCGAACTTGGTATGCAAACGGGGCCGCTGTCGCTGTCGTCGCTTACCAACGTGGGCGTGTCGCTCATTTTCTTTTTCTACGGGCTAAAACTCAATTTCGAGCAACTGAAAGCCGGTTTGCGGAATTACCAGCTGCATTTGCTTATTCACCTGACCACGTTTGTTCTGTTTCCGGCGCTGGTGCTGGCCGCCCGGGCGCTGCTTATTCAGCCCGATACGGTGCTGCTCTGGACGGGGATTTTTTACGTGGCCGCCCTGCCGTCTACGGTATCGTCGTCGGTGGTGATGGTATCCCTGGCGGGGGGTAACCTCCCGGCGGCCATTTTCAACGCCAGTATTTCGAGCCTCATCGGGGTGTTTATCACACCTATCTGGATGAGCGTGCTGCTCACGGCGGGTAGTGACTCGTTCGATTTGCAGGGGGTGATGATTAAGTTGTCGTTGCAGGTGATTGTGCCGGTATTGCTGGGGTTGGCCCTCAATCAACGGCTGGGCTGGCTGGCTAGCCGGTACAAAACCCCGCTGCGTTATTTCGATCAGATCACGATTTTGCTCATCGTGTACACCTCGTTTTGCGAGTCGTTTACGCTGAATCTGTTTGCCGACTATTCGGTAGCCGATCTGCTGTGGCTCTCGGCTGGTATGCTGGTCTTGTTTTTTGTGGTCTATGGGCTGGTATGGCTGGCCTGCCGATTGCTCCACTTCAACCGCGCCGACGGGATTACGGCCTTGTTTTGCGGTTCCAAGAAGTCGCTGGTGCAGGGCAGTGTGATGGCAAAAGTCCTGTTTTCGGCGAGTACGGCGGGGGTAGCACTGTTACCCATTATGGTGTACCATGCCCTCCAGCTGATTGTAGCCAGTATATTGGCGCAGCGTATGGCGGCTCAGACCGAAGCGAGTGAATAA
- a CDS encoding FHA domain-containing protein, protein MAFIDSLKQFFGLGSGSAPSGRSESGSGPVPTDSTEPTPVVSPVAPPPDPARGAMPATPQQREQLYRFVVDKLAAYVSETDGLPVGLTLWIRCASPEEEDRMAVALYAGQPGHFKAELSRHLANQYIKLAPAWQFDWQFVRDALPADCTYQQGNLGLTVVHPQSSQPLRARLRTLTGQTVQETYLLDPAVQAEFRIGRGDMVQTASGRVRTNDIAFVDSGEPYFDPQRGEPNLSVSRQHATIRYDAANRQFRLFADAGGLPANGNKTKILRVDDTVERADLPGVGYRLAHADQIELGGEAKLLIELL, encoded by the coding sequence ATGGCTTTTATCGATAGTTTGAAACAGTTTTTTGGGCTTGGCTCTGGGTCGGCTCCGTCCGGGCGGAGTGAGTCTGGGTCAGGACCGGTACCAACCGATTCAACTGAGCCGACTCCGGTTGTCTCGCCGGTTGCGCCACCGCCCGACCCGGCGCGGGGGGCCATGCCCGCCACTCCGCAACAGCGCGAGCAGTTGTACCGGTTTGTGGTCGATAAGCTGGCGGCTTACGTGAGCGAAACCGACGGCCTACCGGTGGGCCTGACCTTGTGGATTCGGTGCGCAAGCCCGGAAGAGGAAGACCGTATGGCCGTTGCCCTGTATGCAGGACAACCGGGCCATTTTAAGGCCGAACTAAGCCGCCACCTGGCCAATCAGTACATTAAACTGGCTCCCGCTTGGCAGTTCGATTGGCAGTTTGTGCGCGATGCGCTCCCGGCCGACTGTACCTATCAACAGGGGAATCTGGGCCTGACGGTGGTACATCCGCAGAGTAGTCAGCCGTTGCGGGCGCGCTTGCGAACCCTCACGGGCCAAACCGTGCAGGAAACCTACCTGCTCGATCCGGCGGTGCAGGCTGAATTTCGAATTGGTCGGGGCGACATGGTGCAAACGGCATCGGGCCGGGTTCGTACCAACGACATCGCCTTTGTCGATTCGGGCGAACCCTATTTTGACCCGCAGCGGGGCGAGCCCAACCTGAGCGTGAGTCGGCAGCACGCTACCATTCGGTACGATGCGGCCAACCGGCAGTTCCGGCTTTTTGCCGATGCGGGAGGGCTACCGGCCAACGGGAACAAAACGAAGATTCTGCGGGTAGACGACACCGTGGAGCGTGCCGACCTGCCGGGCGTAGGGTACCGCCTGGCCCATGCGGATCAGATTGAGCTTGGTGGCGAAGCAAAGCTACTGATAGAACTGCTGTAA
- the porQ gene encoding type IX secretion system protein PorQ has product MATSLVSMPARGQSFGGQRVFPFLNLPTHARVAALGGQVASATEPDGVYFQNNPALADSLPPHELGLSFMPYLAAARYYTVQYGLPVRGKGRWAAGLQYLSYGQMNLTDPQGNTLGTFSANDYALGLTHARTEGAFSLGATVKAVGSAIETYSAFGLMADFGGVWRHPKQALTVGITAKNAGILLRNYGPSREAELPFDLQAGVTFKPRYAPVRVTLTAYQLHRFDIVYNDPALNVTFDLNGNAIPRRVSLANRLAHHLIVGTELLISRNVNLMVAYNHRQRQEGRLLNGAGLSGLSFGASVQARAFQLTYARFVYTPTAGGNSQLSLRIDLARLL; this is encoded by the coding sequence TTGGCAACGTCTTTGGTCAGTATGCCAGCCCGTGGTCAGTCGTTTGGCGGGCAGCGGGTGTTCCCGTTTCTCAACCTGCCTACCCACGCCCGTGTAGCTGCTTTGGGCGGGCAGGTGGCATCGGCAACCGAACCCGACGGGGTTTATTTCCAGAATAATCCCGCCCTCGCCGACTCGCTCCCTCCCCACGAGCTGGGCCTGAGTTTTATGCCGTATCTGGCCGCAGCTCGGTACTACACGGTTCAGTACGGGCTACCAGTTCGGGGCAAAGGCCGCTGGGCCGCGGGCTTGCAGTACCTCAGCTACGGCCAAATGAACCTCACCGACCCACAGGGTAACACCCTCGGTACGTTTTCGGCCAATGACTATGCCCTGGGCCTGACCCACGCCCGCACCGAGGGCGCCTTTAGCCTCGGCGCTACGGTCAAAGCGGTGGGTTCTGCCATCGAAACCTATTCAGCTTTTGGGCTGATGGCCGATTTTGGGGGCGTGTGGCGGCATCCCAAACAAGCCCTGACCGTAGGTATCACGGCCAAAAACGCGGGGATTCTGCTACGCAACTACGGACCCTCACGCGAGGCCGAGCTTCCGTTCGATTTGCAGGCGGGGGTTACGTTCAAGCCGCGTTACGCACCCGTTCGGGTCACGCTCACGGCCTACCAGCTGCACCGTTTCGATATTGTTTACAACGACCCGGCCCTCAACGTCACCTTCGACCTGAACGGCAACGCCATTCCGCGCCGGGTGAGTCTCGCCAACCGGCTGGCGCACCACCTGATTGTGGGCACTGAGTTACTCATCAGCCGCAACGTCAATTTGATGGTTGCCTATAACCACCGGCAACGGCAGGAAGGCCGCCTGCTCAACGGCGCTGGTTTGTCGGGGCTATCGTTTGGGGCATCGGTACAGGCACGAGCTTTTCAGCTCACCTACGCCCGATTTGTGTACACGCCCACGGCAGGCGGCAACAGTCAGCTCTCCCTCCGCATTGATCTGGCGCGGCTGTTGTAA